The window CCTCGAGGTGGCCCTCCGCTCGGTGAGCGCCCGCGCCCTCTCGGAAGAGGAGGCCGCCCGCCTGGCCCAGGAAGGCACCTACGACGGCAAGCGGATCCGGGTGGAGTTCGCCCTCCAGGGGGAGGCCCTGAGCCGGGAGGCCCTGGTCCGGTTCATCCGGGCCTTTGAGACCTCCCCCCGGTTCGGCATTGAGTTCCAGGGGGCCTCCCTGGACGAGGGCCGGGGGCTTTACACCTTCAGCGCCCGCGTGGGCGTGACGGGGGGTGAAAGCGGTGCTCGCTAGGCTGGGACAGCGGGAGTGGGCCCTCCTGGCCATGGTCCTCACCGCCCTCCTGGGGCTCCTCTGGTACTACCTGCTCATCGTGCCCACGAGGCAGGAGATCGCCACCGTCCGGCAGGAGATTGACCGCCTCACCATAGAGCGCAACCGCGGGCTCCAGGCCCGCCGGGCCCTTCCCGAGCTCCGCGCCACCATCGCCGCCCTTCAGGCCCAAAGGCTCGCCTTCCTCCGGGCCCTGCCCCGGGAGGAAAGGCTCGCCGAGGTCCTCTCCGAGGTGCTCCAGGACGCGGAGGCGAGCGGGGTGGTGGTCCGAAGCTTCACCCGAAGCCGCACCTCGGCCCCGGTGCCCGAGGTGCGGGCCGTGAACCTGGCCCTGGCCCTCGAGGCCCCCTTCCCCGAAACCTACGCCTACCTGCGGCGCCTGGAGGACCTCTCCCGCTTCAGCACCCTTTCCGGCCTCAACCTGAGCGTCCAGAGCCAGGAAGCGAACCCCACCCTCGCCACCAGCCTCACCTTGACCGTCTACGTGCTGGCCCAGGGGGTGGAGGCGGAAACGGGAGGGAGCACCCCATGAAGAACGCCTGGCAACGCCTGAAGGAAGCCTGGGCCAACCTGCCCAGGTCCACCAAGCTCCTCCTGGCGGCCCTCCTTCTCGTGGGGAACGTGGCCCTTTGGTACGTGGGCCTCTACCTCCCGGCCCAGGTGGCGGAAGCGCCCACCCCGGTCCCCTCCACGCAGGTCATCGAGGCCCCCCCGATCCCGCCCCTCGCCTCCCAGGAAGAGGCCAAGCCACAGGCCGAAGCCCCGGCCCAAGAGGAGGCCCAGGCGCCCGCTTCTTCCCAAGAGGAGGCCCAGGCGCCCCCGCCTGCCCCCGTGGCCCGGGCCGAGCCCCCGCCCCCGAACCCCTTCGTCCCCCTGGTGGTGGAAACCCCACCCCCACCTCCGGCCTCCGCCTCCCGCCCCACGCCCGTCCCCGAGGGGCCCGCCGTCCGGGTCCAGACCCCCGCCCAAGCCCCCCAGGCGGCCCCCGCCACCCGGCCCATCCCCGGGACCTCCGGCGCCCTCCCGGCGCCCAAGATCCTCTCCCCCGCGCTGTCCGCCCCCCTGCCCCAGGCCAGGGAGACGCCGCCCAAGGTCGCCGTGCCCACGGCGCTCGTGGAGGCCCCCCTCCCCGGGCCCGAGGAAAAGGGGGCGGAGAAGGCCCCCACCCCGGCCTCGCCGCTGGAGCGCCTGGTGGCGGAAAAGGGCCTCCGCCTCTCGGGGACCCTGCTCGGCCCCGTGAGCGTGGCCATCCTGGAGAGCAAGGAGGGCTACCTCGTCGTCCCGGCGGGAAGCCCCATCCCCGGCACGGAGGCCGTGGTGCGCCAGGTGGAGGAAGGAAGCGTGACCCTGGCCTTGAAGGAGGAAACCTTGAGCCTGTCCCTCGTCCAAGCTGGAGGTGGCCAATGAAGAGCGCGTGGATCCGTGCGGCCGTGATCGCCCTCGCAGGGCTAGGGGCTTTTGCCCTTGCGGGGAGCTTTCCCGAGGAGCCCCGCTTCCAGGCCCCGGTGAACCTCAAGGTCTCGGAATCCCAGGTCAAGGCGGGCCAGACCCTGCCCCTGGACGTGGTCCTCGAGGCCCTGGCAAGGAGCGTGGGGCTTCAGCCCCTCATCTACCGGGCCTACGACCCAAGCGGGGACCCCGCCAAGGCCCAGCCCCCCCTGCCCAACATCAAGCTGGACTTCCAGGGCAAGCCCTTCCGGGAGGTCTGGGACCTCCTCTTCGCCACCTACGGCAACCAGTACAGCCTGGACTACCTCTTCCTGCCCCCCGACGTGGTGGTGGTGGCCCCCACCCAGGTGATCACCGCCCTGGTGGACGCCCCGAGCCGCACGGGGGCCATGGAGCGTAGGCCCTACATCGTGGGCATCCCCGAGATCGCCTACAAGCGCACGGAGACGGACGCCCAGGGCCAGCCCCGCACGGTCGTCAACATTGAGGGCGCCAAGGCCTGGGTCCAGAACGACCTCCTCCCCTTCCTCTCCCGGGAGGCCGCGGGGCTCAACGTGAACTGGATCGTGGTGGAGGAGGGCGGGAGGCTCAAGGCCGTTCTCTCCGTTCTCGCCACCCCCGAGCAGCACGCCCGCTTCTCCGACATTCTGCAGCGGGCCGGGATTGACTTCCGCCCCCTCCCCGCCCTGGCCCAGCCCAAGCCCCGGGTGGAGAAGACCTACACCCTCACCTACGCCACCTTCCCCGAACTCCTCGCCTTCCTCCAGTCCCGCCTCCCCGAGGCCCAGATCAGCGTGGTCCCCACCAACCCCCAAAGGGCCATCGTCCTCGCCACCGAGGAGGACCACGCCCGCTTGAGCGAGCTTCTAAAGACGGCCGACGTCCCCAAGACCGTCCGCCGGGTCTACGCCCTGCAGAACCTCACCTTCGCTGAGGCCCAGGAGCGCCTAAAGCCCCTCCTGGAGAAGGACCTCAAGGGGGCCCGCCTGGAAAGCCTCCCCGGCAACCCCAAGGCCCTCCTCCTCGAGGCCCCCGAGGCGGAGCACGCCCTCTTCGCCGAGATCCTGAAGGCCCTGGACGTCCCCCCCCAGGCCCCCCAAGCCCCCCAGGAGGCCACCTTGCGGCGCCTCTACCCCCTGCGCTACGCCAACGCCGAGCAGGTGGCCCCCTTCCTCGCCCGGGAGGTGCCGGGGATCGTGGTCCAGACCGTTCCCGGCCAGCCCGTCCTCTCGGTGCGGGGCACGGAGAAGCAGCTCGCCGAGGTGGAAAGCCTCCTCGCCCAGATTGACCGGGCCCCCGAGCAAGGCCCTCCCGTGTTCCAGCGGGCCTACCAGCTCTCCAACGCCAAGGCGGTGGAGCTCGCCCAGGTGCTCCAGGAGGCGCTCAAGGCCCGGCAGGCCCAAAACCAGGGCCAGCAGAACCAGGCCCTCCCCACCCGGGAGGCCACGGTGGTGGCCGACCCCAGGACCAACACCCTCATCGTCACCGGCACCCAGGAGGACCTCGCCCTGGTGGAGGGCCTCATCCCCAAGCTGGACCAGCCCGTGCCCCAGGTTTCCTTGCGGGTGCGCATCCAGGAGGTCCAGTCCAACCTGACCCGTAGCCTCGGCCTCAAGTGGAACAGCATCGCCGGCGGCAACGTGGCGGCCAGCATCCTGGACTCGGGCCTTTCCCTCATCTTTGACTCCACGCGAAGCCTCGCCGCCCTCAACATCATGGCCACCCTGGACGCCCTGCAGCAACAGGGCCTCTCCCGGGCCCTCCGGGACGTGAACCAGACCGTCCTCAACAACCAGACCGCCCGCCTGCAGTCCGGC of the Thermus thermophilus HB8 genome contains:
- a CDS encoding secretin N-terminal domain-containing protein — protein: MKSAWIRAAVIALAGLGAFALAGSFPEEPRFQAPVNLKVSESQVKAGQTLPLDVVLEALARSVGLQPLIYRAYDPSGDPAKAQPPLPNIKLDFQGKPFREVWDLLFATYGNQYSLDYLFLPPDVVVVAPTQVITALVDAPSRTGAMERRPYIVGIPEIAYKRTETDAQGQPRTVVNIEGAKAWVQNDLLPFLSREAAGLNVNWIVVEEGGRLKAVLSVLATPEQHARFSDILQRAGIDFRPLPALAQPKPRVEKTYTLTYATFPELLAFLQSRLPEAQISVVPTNPQRAIVLATEEDHARLSELLKTADVPKTVRRVYALQNLTFAEAQERLKPLLEKDLKGARLESLPGNPKALLLEAPEAEHALFAEILKALDVPPQAPQAPQEATLRRLYPLRYANAEQVAPFLAREVPGIVVQTVPGQPVLSVRGTEKQLAEVESLLAQIDRAPEQGPPVFQRAYQLSNAKAVELAQVLQEALKARQAQNQGQQNQALPTREATVVADPRTNTLIVTGTQEDLALVEGLIPKLDQPVPQVSLRVRIQEVQSNLTRSLGLKWNSIAGGNVAASILDSGLSLIFDSTRSLAALNIMATLDALQQQGLSRALRDVNQTVLNNQTARLQSGETFFIRRVVNDQVERVPFDVGLIVEVTPQITADGQILLNIKAEISGNVQRNPVDGDVDRFTKQVVTTTLRVKDGETVVLGGLTSQESNQSQQGVPLLMDIPLIGELFKQRTNESTDKELLVVITADILKETASANP
- the pilO gene encoding type 4a pilus biogenesis protein PilO, which translates into the protein MLARLGQREWALLAMVLTALLGLLWYYLLIVPTRQEIATVRQEIDRLTIERNRGLQARRALPELRATIAALQAQRLAFLRALPREERLAEVLSEVLQDAEASGVVVRSFTRSRTSAPVPEVRAVNLALALEAPFPETYAYLRRLEDLSRFSTLSGLNLSVQSQEANPTLATSLTLTVYVLAQGVEAETGGSTP
- a CDS encoding competence protein, which translates into the protein MKNAWQRLKEAWANLPRSTKLLLAALLLVGNVALWYVGLYLPAQVAEAPTPVPSTQVIEAPPIPPLASQEEAKPQAEAPAQEEAQAPASSQEEAQAPPPAPVARAEPPPPNPFVPLVVETPPPPPASASRPTPVPEGPAVRVQTPAQAPQAAPATRPIPGTSGALPAPKILSPALSAPLPQARETPPKVAVPTALVEAPLPGPEEKGAEKAPTPASPLERLVAEKGLRLSGTLLGPVSVAILESKEGYLVVPAGSPIPGTEAVVRQVEEGSVTLALKEETLSLSLVQAGGGQ